In a genomic window of Arthrobacter woluwensis:
- a CDS encoding oligosaccharide flippase family protein → MKKLDSRDIGRNALLSAIGNLSLPLSTFLSAPLLARALGVDGRGELAAATAPLMLALTIAMFGIPEALTFATAKASAASLQGLRSGGVLLLLTGAFAGIATFFAAPLLSAGNQAVGQIIQLTCVAIIPSVLLGAPRGLASGMHRWNLVNLEKLLTGIARFGGTLAAFLTGTLTVETATLFIALAPIVGGLAYIGSIRELVRGPRTVMSEARPANLAHYGFRMWLGSVSGILLSRVAQLIMLPLAGPVALGYFAVAVNISDASLLLNNAIRDVTMSADAADRSTPRLTATARISFLLSMLGGIALAASLPLWFVPAFGSEFTGAIPSVLVLISVGVFGVPGSIAGAGLAARGRPGLRSLSLFIALVFNVSVLLVLCPPLGAVGAAIATLAGSLVASNLNIHFLNRQHGTRFIDFYAIRGDDLRAAVRLSRRVLNMRGR, encoded by the coding sequence GGCAATCTCTCGTTGCCCCTGTCCACCTTCCTTTCGGCTCCCCTGCTCGCCCGGGCGCTGGGGGTCGACGGTCGAGGAGAACTAGCCGCGGCGACGGCCCCTCTCATGCTTGCCCTCACCATCGCGATGTTCGGCATCCCGGAGGCATTGACTTTCGCAACAGCAAAGGCGTCTGCCGCGAGTCTTCAAGGGCTCCGCAGTGGAGGAGTGCTCTTGCTTCTCACCGGTGCTTTCGCCGGCATTGCGACGTTTTTTGCAGCACCATTGCTCTCCGCAGGAAACCAGGCCGTGGGACAGATCATCCAGCTGACCTGTGTTGCAATCATCCCGTCAGTGCTGCTCGGGGCACCCCGCGGGCTTGCATCGGGCATGCATCGCTGGAATCTGGTGAATCTGGAAAAGCTCCTCACCGGTATCGCCCGCTTCGGAGGAACATTGGCAGCGTTCCTCACAGGGACCTTGACTGTCGAGACTGCCACACTTTTCATAGCGTTGGCTCCAATCGTCGGAGGTTTGGCCTACATCGGTTCAATCCGGGAGCTGGTCAGGGGGCCGCGGACCGTGATGAGCGAGGCGCGGCCCGCGAATTTGGCACACTACGGCTTTCGAATGTGGCTCGGATCCGTCTCTGGTATCTTGCTCAGCCGCGTCGCCCAGCTGATCATGCTGCCGCTCGCCGGTCCAGTCGCGCTCGGTTACTTCGCAGTCGCAGTCAATATTTCGGATGCCTCGCTACTCCTGAACAACGCGATCCGGGACGTCACGATGTCAGCGGACGCCGCAGATCGGTCGACCCCGCGTCTGACAGCGACAGCCAGAATCTCCTTCCTTCTGTCGATGCTCGGCGGTATCGCCCTCGCCGCATCGCTTCCGCTCTGGTTCGTTCCCGCATTCGGAAGCGAATTCACGGGGGCGATCCCGAGCGTGCTGGTTCTCATCTCAGTCGGGGTGTTCGGAGTGCCCGGATCCATCGCCGGCGCGGGCCTCGCTGCACGAGGCCGGCCGGGCCTGCGGAGCCTCTCCCTCTTCATCGCGCTCGTATTCAATGTCAGCGTGCTCTTAGTGCTGTGTCCCCCGCTCGGTGCCGTGGGAGCCGCAATAGCCACGCTGGCCGGAAGCCTGGTCGCCTCCAATCTGAACATTCACTTCCTGAACCGTCAGCATGGCACCCGATTCATCGACTTCTACGCGATCCGCGGTGATGACCTCCGCGCGGCCGTCAGGCTGAGCCGGCGGGTGCTTAACATGAGGGGACGGTGA
- a CDS encoding glycosyltransferase translates to MSTERPRVAIFRELLLAGSETFIRNQVDALTTWEGVLFGLDLVNSPIASSADVPVMPGASRNRRRLLKITRSSRTLRRTLMEIDPSLVHAHFGMDAVLLVPTLRKLGLPLVVTFHGVDVNVLPHQKDPLSRLYRARLQELFSYASALVTNSSFLATRLESLGAPPDRIHTVPIGIPLPAPVFDTQPRQGVVFLGRLADVKGVDDGLRAYARLPQDLRDAHPLTIAGDGPMRASLEKLDFELGTGARFVGAISPTDAARLLSSSAVFLGPSKTAANGAVEAFGMVFLEAAAAGIPSVAYRCGGVPEAVLHERTGLLAEEGDVAALSANLERLLGDSTFAHLLGRQGREHVQKRFDIQRCTQVLETLYDSIVHRSRQ, encoded by the coding sequence ATGTCGACTGAACGGCCCCGTGTTGCCATCTTCCGGGAGCTTCTCCTGGCAGGCTCTGAGACATTCATCCGCAATCAGGTGGACGCGCTGACGACGTGGGAAGGCGTGCTCTTCGGCCTGGACCTGGTGAATTCGCCGATCGCGTCCAGCGCAGATGTCCCCGTGATGCCGGGGGCAAGCAGAAACCGACGTCGCCTGCTGAAGATCACCCGATCGAGCAGAACTCTGCGCAGGACGTTGATGGAAATCGACCCGTCTCTGGTCCATGCTCACTTCGGGATGGACGCGGTCTTGCTCGTCCCCACCCTTCGCAAGCTCGGGCTGCCGCTCGTGGTGACTTTCCACGGCGTTGACGTGAATGTACTTCCACATCAGAAGGACCCACTCTCCCGGCTCTACCGTGCGCGCCTTCAGGAGTTGTTTTCCTACGCCTCCGCGCTCGTCACCAACTCTTCCTTCTTGGCTACGCGGTTGGAATCTCTCGGCGCACCTCCAGACCGAATCCACACTGTGCCGATCGGCATACCCCTTCCGGCCCCGGTTTTTGACACACAACCACGTCAGGGTGTCGTCTTCTTAGGTCGTCTGGCCGATGTGAAAGGCGTCGACGACGGGCTCCGTGCCTACGCGAGACTTCCTCAGGACCTCCGTGATGCGCACCCTCTGACGATCGCCGGTGACGGTCCCATGCGCGCTTCCCTGGAAAAGCTGGATTTCGAACTCGGCACAGGCGCGCGATTTGTCGGCGCCATTTCGCCCACGGACGCCGCTCGGCTTCTCTCCTCGTCTGCGGTCTTCCTCGGTCCGTCGAAGACAGCGGCCAACGGAGCCGTGGAGGCGTTCGGAATGGTCTTCCTCGAAGCAGCCGCGGCGGGTATCCCTTCCGTCGCCTACCGCTGTGGGGGCGTGCCCGAGGCGGTGCTCCACGAGCGCACCGGTCTGCTGGCTGAGGAAGGCGATGTCGCCGCCCTCAGCGCGAACCTCGAACGCCTGCTCGGCGACTCGACGTTCGCACACCTTCTTGGGCGCCAAGGTCGCGAACATGTTCAGAAGCGCTTCGACATCCAGCGCTGCACTCAGGTTTTGGAGACGCTCTACGACTCGATCGTGCACCGAAGCAGGCAGTGA